From Drosophila santomea strain STO CAGO 1482 chromosome 2R, Prin_Dsan_1.1, whole genome shotgun sequence:
TGGTTTTCGATCAGCGACAGACGGGCAAATTCAACATCCATGTTAGCATCAAGGATGTGGCCATCATCGAGGTGGGCAAGAATGGACTGGCCGAGGTGAGTGGCGGAGGGGGGAAGGGGGCCCCGAAAACCAGTTAACTGATATGCAGCTAACGAGTTGCTTGTGGGCTAAAAATAACATCTTCGATCTCTCAATTAGGAGACGTATAACGATGAAGAGGATTACTACTACGATGACAGTGCGTTGACCGTCAAACCGATCAGGCTAACCACAGGCTCCAGTAGTAGCACCACCACAACGAGCACCACATTGGCCACACTGCCAGAGAGTACCGTATCAACagtggccaccaccaccgaagCCACCCAGTCGAATGTCAACTTGAGCTCAAATCCACTGGCTGACATTACAGCCAGTAGTACATCGAAGCCCAAGAGCAGGCTGAACAATCTGATGATTGTGGAGACGCCAATCGGTGGACTATCAAAGCCGCTGCACCACCAACTTCATGCTCGATCCAAGAATATGCCCATTATGGCCGCCGGGGCAGCCACTGCCTCCATTACGCCACCCACTTTGCGCGGGAGCATTGAGTACACGCCGACCAAAGGTCACAACTCGCCCATTTACAAGGTCAAAGTTCAACGATCTTCGATGCCGGCAACCAAGAAACCAGCGCGCTGCCGAAATCATGTGATGGGCAAGTGCATCGACTCAATCTCGTAAGTTCCAGTGTATAAATGTACAAAATGACCACTAAGCCGCTTAGCAATCGTCTAACTCTTTCTCATATTTATCTTTCATTCTCTGTGATAGCGCCAAGCTGTTCGACCTTGTTGTGGGTatgaattttccatttttggcAGCCGCAAATGCCGCCGAAAGAGCTGAGAAAGTGATGACTTAACATTTTTAACTACCATATAGTTTGCTCGGACACCGCGTTTAAGTGCCACTAATTGGATCTTAGCCATTGGCGTGAAATACATTGACTGAAACCAGTATATTAAAGTGTTTACTTACTTCTTTTGGAATTTAATAATGcagaaatatacatttaagtAAGACTTGTGATTCGGCAAGAAAGAAAGGTTAAGAAGCTTATGTTGTTTTAAACGAAAAGTCTTGgcatacatttatataaaattcgTATATTAcctcataatttatttttaactttgaGATTTTCCATGCTTTCACTGCGCCGCtataaaatacatttcaatATCGCAGGAACGgcagttaaatttaaatcaactcttaattgaaaacaaatttccgTTCGACCCTTTGAAACCCTTTCAATGTTGACTGTCAgtggaaatttaaaattgtaaaagtTTTTACACACATGCCTTATTAATAGTTTTGTTggttccctttttttttttgcaaattgcgAACGTCAGTTGATGAATTGCGTTTAATTGGTTAATGGAGAAATGAATTGCATTCCGATTTCATATGTGCTGCCACTCGGATTTCTTTGGCAATGCTGGCGTCCTGGAGTCCCAGGCGTAAGCCAATATTTCACCTTATATAACCAGGTTTTTATTACTGCCATATGCCATATGCCAGATGCCATGGATGCCACACATGTGCACAGGTTTTGCTTTATCAATTTGAGTTTGTAATTTCCGCATGCGcttaaaatgcaattgcagctGAAACAGCATTGTTTTACGTTCTCATGTGCATGTTGATATGCATGTGTGAGTGGGGGTGTGACTGCACTTGTAttcgtgtgtgtttgtgtggggaCATCTGTGTGCGAAGGCTGCTTAATTGCAACTGTTGCGTGTGCAGCAAATCTTTGGGGTCGCACTGTGCACTCGCCGTGctctaattaaattaattgcttaatttaaagttaatttGCCACATGTGACAACTTCTCGTCGCTGTCCTCTCTGGCCACACAAATCCCGCACACGTGTCCTGCATCGTTTGGTTCTGCTCGAAATCTGTCGGATTGCCCATAAACTGGTCACTGGTCAGCTATATTCCGAAACAAACAGCATTATCCCGATGTCGTTGTGCATGGCGTTAAGCGAGTTTAGACCTAATTCAGAGCCAGGCCTATACATGCTATTTTAGTTAGCCAGCAGTGCATATCTCTGTAATGTATTCTCTTTAATGGGTTCCACCTGAAAGTCATTGCATGTATATTCAGTAGATTGCGTAGCACACTGAATCACATAACTAAAGTTAATGATGTGCTGAAATTCGAACCATTTTGGAGTTTAACTGAAAGCTGCATGAGttaaataacaataaagtCGATATGCAACATAAAAGCGTTGCCTTCATTTCCTGACCAATTACTCAGACTAGAATCATTCCCAATTAGGGcgttatttaaattgaattgcgTTTGCTAAATATAATCCATTGTTATCCAATCTTAtgcatactcgtacatatagTTTCCGGACACGCCGGCAACTAACACAGTTGACAAATGCCCATCCTGGGCAACTTTGTGCCGGAATCTTTTTGGCAAAGTTGGCTCACACTAATTACCAACATTAGGCCACCTGCACAGACTCGGCACACTCAATTAGCAACTGTAAACTGCAATTTCTATGCTGGCCCAGTGAGTTCTAGCCAGAAAGCAGCCACCGGTTAGCCCAAGTCTTTGGCAACTTTGTCGTTTTCGTTGTGCGCCGCATTATTTATGCCACCTCCTTGACCTTTCGCCTTGATGTCGCTGCTGGGCCCTTAAATGCGATGGTTTGTCAAATTAAAGTGGTGCCAGAAGTGTAAGCTAGAGCAGCTGGGAAAGCTGGAATAGCTTGAAAAGCTGGGAAAGCGGAAGTGGAAGCTCCACGAAAACGCACACAACGCAACAACTTAACAACTTTTCCAACCGGAAGTGTAGCAGacgcccagcagcaacagaaacagcgAAAGTGTGCGCGGAATTGGATGTTCGGCTATAACGGATGCGGGGCGCCATCCTGCTGTTGTTCGCAAACATGGCGGCAAAAGCCCAGAACCAAAAAGCCACTCCCCCTTCTACTGCTGACCAAACTATGTAGCTCTTCTGACGCaacaattgcattttatttattgcataacTAGCGGCGTTTATGCGTCTGAGAGTGGATGGCAACAAAAGGGGGGGAGGGGAAACAAGTTAGAGTGGCCAGGACCTGAAATGGAACCATTCTGCCTCACGGAAAAGCGAATCCTCCTGCAGCATGGATACCCGCAGTCCAGCACAATAATTACAATCGCTATCAGCGCCGACATTTCACGATGAAAAACTGCATTGGCACGCAACCTGTTGTTGGCTTCCTGCTCTGCTTCCCGGCTCACTGTGCACTCAGAGAAAATGTGCGTAACTGGGCAGTAAGTGGTATGAAAAATACTACTTAAATGGGGCAAGTATTGCAAGATTATTCGATATATGCCTTAAGACTTTAGGTATTTAACTAGGCAGCTTGTGGACTTTTCAGTGGACTTTTCTTGCTGTGCAGCTACAGATTCTACTCCCCAGGTCCAGCTTAGCGGTGGCTAAGAGAGGGAGGAGATGGCTGAGCACACTGTCCAGGAGGAACAGGTCCCTCCTTTAACAGGTCCTAACTATGCAAAGCCATAAAACGCAAGTGTCGCAGGGATTATTCATGGACGGGGAATGAAGATGAAGCGGCCAACGGGCTGGCAGTGACAGGTAAACGGAGAAAAGGGAAACGGAAGGACATGCAGCAGGAAAAGTCGAAGGGGGAAACAAGATTTCAAGGAATAGGATTTAAGAGAAGAGCAGACTACTTAAGGCTAATTTCATTGCTGGAAATTCCACTATGCAATCTCATACCGAAAGCATCAAAGAGAGAGTGAAAGGTGTAATAAAACATTTCGCATTTGCTTTTTGCGATACAAATTTAATCCACAGAACAGTGCGAAAATCATGGCGATTGAGTAAAACATATCAATCTGGAAGGTATACCAGGTTAAACAGTCGGTTTGACGCCATCGGCAGCTGACAGGGACTTTCGTTTCTTATTCTGCTTTTCAGTATTATACCAATCCTTTATGTAGTCTATGTTGATTTGGGAGACCCGCTCCAAATAGACAACACTGCCCATATCGCTGTCCAGTGCCAGGATTTCACAATAAGTCGAGCTCATCTTTATATTGCAGCGTTCCAGGGCGTCGGATACTTCGTGTTCGCTGCTTTCAGTCTCGTCAAGGAAATGCAATTTAACTTTCTCATGGTTTGTCACAAACCGAGTCACTGCACCGGGCTTTTTGATCTCCGAATGCCAATCCAGCAGATCCTTCTTAAGCTTTTGCATCGTTGACAGCTTCAGACTAAGTCGCTCCTTTAGGATTTTCAGTACCTTGCGACATTGTTGGGCATTTACTTCCTGGCGTTTGATTAAGTCATCAATAGCTACATTGATGTTTTTGGGATCGCTCATGAAGGCGTTGATATCTTTAATGGGATGGACATTGGGCAGCGTTATTTTTGGTATTCTGCCCTTGCAGCTGATTAAGTTAGTAAAGTTCAATGAATcttcgttttccattttaatggATATTAAATTTCAACTTATATTTTCAGCGgcttaatataataatttgaatattttcgAGTTTATCAGAAAGCAATATATGCAATGACTACTTTCCATAATATCAAGTAGAAATCGTATTTGTTAAAGGATCATTCAATTTCGCCTGATTAATTCGTATATATAACCAATCTTATTTTTAGTGTCTTTCCATCAGCAAACGTTGACTTTCTATGGAATCCCTTTCAAGAGTATTTGTTcattgcaattttatttcattttccatttttatttggctgCGCTTTTTTGCGATTTTGATATGCACTAAAAGTCAATTTATTCACTTGacttaatttgatttctaCCTTCAAATAATCCAATCGAGTTTTTGTGCAGTCGCACTTCACGGTTTCACCTTCAAAAAGGAGTTTATTCTGTTCGCTGAAAAGATTTGTTTACTCAAATGATtgttaatttataaaaagtatGGAATACAAACAATTTAGCTacaattgtttaaatttatctcatcaatttgttgtttgtctCCTGTGAAGACTGAATTAAATTACGTTGAAGCCTGTTCATTCTTGTGtaatattactcatacgcagtggACGCCGAGGACattgatttaaattcaagaaacCCACGAGGAACAGAAGTTCGAAGTTTGAGAGGAGCTGCCGCAATCTCAACTGCCTCATTGTTAACCCGCACTCAATTTCGATTCCCAATATGCTCCACATAACCGAGAGTAGGGCTCGATTCTCTATGCCCGGTAATCGTACGTGTGGAAAAGACGTCAGCACTGATTGCTGCATAAATGATTGAGCatgtgtggttgtgtgtgtgtgtgagcctgTCATTCCATCCCCatcgatgtgtgtgtgtaggtgtgtgtgggtgtgtgtgcctgtgtggaGCTGAAATGACTTGCCACAGACGAATCGCACTCACTATCAGCATTCCTCCATGCAACAGGACCTGCATCCCAGCGAAAGGGAAGGGGGTTGCATTATATGAAAATTGATGGGAAAtgccaaaatatttaaatctaaTTTTGTGCCAGGCTGACTGGCAGCCAGCAGTCGCAGAAGCCGCAGGCGACTTTTGGCCCGGCgagcatttaaatattcaatacgattatatttttaagcacGCAGCAGGGGAAAAACTCAAAAAAtgtcaaatgaaaatggaaacttAATAcagaaggaaagaaaaataagagaatattttttaatgcaataGGATTCTTCTTTTGGCCTCGATTTTCATTCAACCCTATCACGTTTGTTTCCATTTAAAATGGCAGTGAATAAAAAGCTTCAGGGTGTTAAAAAcaccattttattttttgcacgCGCTTAAAGTCATTTGAGAAAAGTGTTTATCTCGAGCAAATGAAAACTGAAATGACTTTCAAAGAATTTTCAATGAATAAAGCGAGTAATCAGAGCTAagctattattatttgtgaTAATTGTAGAATAAAgttaactaaatatttttactttatatggcatttttttaaatataatattatattttaaataataggTATCATAAATATAAGTCTAATACCGTACAGCCATATTGTTAGGAAATGTGTCCACCATTCAAGGCCATCCATTTCCTTACATTTGCTTTCTGACGCGCTTGAACAGAACTtaaaatagaatttaaataCCGGCAAATTGTCTGCCTTGGCACCTGTCTGCCCATCCTGCCCAGGACACCCAGAACACCCATTGTCACACCCGAAAGCCCCCATCCAGCAACATTTTTGGGCCATTCAGCCAGCCAACCGTCCAACAATCCAGCGTCATTCGCATTTGCTATTTCCGTTTTGCACGGCCGTGTTGCTGTGTTGGCATTTCATTTAGCGCACAACTTCACATTTGCCTCAGCCGTTGTCTTTCTGCTGCCTTTTCCCATCGCTTGCAATTGCCATTTCCGCTTCCTGAAATTTGCCATTCGTTACACACAGAAGGACACgccgacacacacacacatacacgtgCGAAAAAGGAAGCACTGAAACCGAAACttaaacagaaacagaaactgaagcagaagcagcaagCCGCTCCCCGCATGCACcgacattttcatttccatgcTTGGGCGCATCGCTGCGAATCAATTATTCATCATCATCGATTAAGTGAGGGGAGCTTTCTGGCCCCCCAAACAGCCCCCCTCCGCCATCCGCCGTCAGCCATCCGCCAACCGCCTCTGTCCTTCCGCCCCGTCACACTTTTATTGTTATGATTTCTGCCGTCTGTAATGGGCACACTTAAAGGACTCCAGCGaccaggaggagcagcagaacGGAACAGAAAAGCGCCAGGATAAAGACAATGGACGGGCTCTCACGTTCGCTGGCTGCTCCATTTCGGGTGAATTTTACCCTCATTTTCGCCGGCTTTTCATACGCTGTAATTGGCGGCCATAGGGGGTATCTAAAATTTGTGATTTTTGGTActgatattttaattattttttaataaccAGAACAAACAATTGATTTCCTATAagaaagaaaatggaaattgtaGCTTTCAACACTATAATGCACTGCttctaattaattttatttaccaggttttttatgaaataaaaaatagacATGGAcaaaatttaaagaatttttaaaatgaattgaTAAGCTTTTTACAACGGTTTGTTTGCGTTTAATCAAATAATATCATTgtaaaaagcataaaaaatgaaaaaacttttaaaatatacttATTATTGCCAACTTTGCAGCTGCTTTTTTGGCCAATAAATCACGAGGCTAACAAAGCAGTCGATACCACTCATGCCACCTACTTCGGCTTATTTGTGTTGTAATTTTAATGAGAATCACTGGGCCTTGGGCCGAAACTAAAAGCTGAGATTGGCgaacacacagacacacactcgGGGAAATGCCCACATATGTTATGCTGACATATCAATACGGTGGGTTGGGGAGGGCGAAGTGGCTGCCTGTGTGAGAGGGGCACATATATCTACACAAACATAACAATACATCGAGAACGTAGATGGGGCGGAAAATGGGAGTGGTAAAGGGGAACAGGGGGTAAGGGGGAAAAGCAGACGGACGGCCATTTCCCTGCCCTCTCATCATACCAATGTGCCTTGCTCCTTGCGCTTATTTTCGCCATTatccattaaatatttatgaaaattgctTTTGCTGCAGTTTTATTCACTTTCCTGCTTCACTTTGCATGCGTCGCGttgagcacacacacacacacacacacacacacagagatcCCCAGTTGAATGGGAAAAGACGAGGGGCCAGTAAAACAATAAAGCTTAAGATTTCAATTTCCTTACGGCTTAAAGCTGACTCTTGGTTTTGGCCAACCCTCCCGCTGCTCTCAGCCATCTCAAGCTCTCGCAGCTCTTGTGTGCTATTCGGGGCTCATAAATCGTGGCAGGACATGTGCCTAGATAATCCAACATTATGAAAAAGCCAGGCCACAATAAATATTCGCATCAATGGCGGCATTCTTAATAGCCAAATCTTAAACGAGCTGCAGGGCGCTCTATAATGAAATATGGCCTCGTAAGTGCGAGATAATTTCTGTAGTTACTTTGATAACACTAAAACAAGCTACCAAACTAATCGCTCTCGTGtctttaaaacaatttaaaacaCACTAAACGCATCTTTATGAGACCAGCATTTTACTCATTTATTATAAGTAGATATTGAGATGGtcttacatttaatttatttttcagtttATTAACAACTGCTTTTTAAGCAGAACAAAACAGTATTTTAGCTCTGCGGTCATTTTTGGCCAgctatggcgaaaacgccgattgaaagTATCTgattttttacaacttttttttcttttgattttttgataaaaaaaataatcggttttttgtcgatagcagtaaaaatagttgtccaaaagtggaatgccatacctcgttgaattcgtaacaaaattccctatcgatccatgtacatacattaaaatgctaatttttttccatttttcgcaaattttgatgatgcccgtttcaaaaatgcaaaaatttttaaattttttttttttgaaaatcgaaaaagtatggatagacatagttagctatgtttattagcaataccaaaagtctttattttagctgttcggccatttttggccaagctataacgaaaacgccgattgaaaatatccgattttttaaccaaatttgttttatgttttgataaaaaataatttgtttttttttatagcagtaaaaatgtataataaattACAAGCCTCTGTCTTAATTGCATTCTTGCTACAGCCCAACGTTTTGACCTGGAAATTCCTTTGGTGTCGACACTTGATCCTTTGGCATTCCGGGGCCAATTTCCGCACGCATTTCGCCATTCCGGCTGTTTAACTCATCACCTGCCGTGACACCTGGCGATGATTTTCCGGCTGGCACACGTAGCAGCTATCTAAATTTCAATTAGAGTTTAAACCACCCGCACCAAAGTAGCTGAGCTCCCGTGGCGTGTTCCACCAACCAGGTAACTGCTGCCCCACCAACTACCCCCCTGGAAATAACTCAGCTCATTAGTTGCATGTTCATGTGCGGCAGCATTTTTTCCCCGAGCTTAAATCACTGGGTGGCTGCCGGTTGAAGAAGGTAACGTAACGAAGCACACCCCTCCCCACTATTACATCTCgagtatatttttaatatacatttttctgcatttttctTACaggtactttttttttttttgaaaacggCGCATCATAAATTTGTTGCGAGGGATTTGGTTCGGGGTATCTGGGCAGGTTTTCCTCTTGAGTAACGATACTTAATAAACCCGCATCATTTTCCCATTTGGTGCTCGCACTTCGCACGATCCCCTGCCCCCCCAAAAGCATCGAGatgccacttccacttccacttcctgTTCCTTTTGCTGCTTCCAAATTACCTGTCATTTCGAAATTATGATGCCAAGGAATCGCTGCTGGCTATGGATGTTCTGCCCCTCTggaatttttatgtttatggcaAAAAGCGATGcctaattttattttctctgCCGCGGGGCAGGATGCTTTCCCAGCAGCACACACATATCTCAAACTAATGCCAAAGACGGCCAGAATGTAAAACCTTATGCGCATTTTCCGATTGTAATCTGTAAGTAGGATGAGCGTGTGTATCATTTTATGGAATCATCCGGCTTCAACTTGCCTGTCAACAACGACACATGGTTTTTTACTCCAAGTAACATGACAGTTCGATGATATTCCCCCAAAGTGGACATTTTCAGCAAGGTGCCGGAAAATGGCTAATATGAGATTTACTTTTTGCCAAAAGCTGACAACTGAGACTTTGATTGGTCGCAAGGACTTGAGTTGTGTCATAAACCAAATGAAAGTCACGAAGGCCACTAAGGATGACCCGAAATCCATGAGGATCGAGGGCTTCTTTAATATTTGGGACAAAACTGGATGGGATTCTGttgtttggccaaaagtaTACTATGCTCGCAGTTTTCTCACATATTATAAATTCCAGAAAGTTATCGCTGCTTgtctaaatataaatacatagtTTCACTAAATGTATAATCTTGGGAACCTAATCTTTGTAGTTTTATTTAAGTCAACAAGTAAACGAAATACTAGAGCAATTTACAGCTTTAGGGTGTCATCCTGATTTTCTGATTGGATGACTGGCAATATGACCCTATATTCGATTAGTTATAGGTCTGAATTTCGGTACTCTAGCTGCTGTCCGGCAATTTGCCATCGAGGCTGCGGACGAGGAGCACACCGGCACAGAATGCCAAGGAACACTTGACGAATGACCAGGTATGATAGTCCCCGTAGACGGCCTTACACCACTCCATCGGTTTCAGCTGGGACCACAGTGACATACTTGAGCCTGAAAAATTTGCAGCGAAACAAACCTAATGGATCGGAGGAGAGTAGTGGTGGGGATGCCAATGAATTTCGATTTAATCTGGCTGGATTACTTACCAATTTGCGGCGTTGACGTGATGTGTACACCCCCAGTCGGTTGGTATacttggaaaatatttgttttatgtgCTGCCCAGGTATATAGAGCAGAAACGAATGGCAATTTCATGACACACTTGCTCAAAAGAATTtctgattttggtttttgcgtatacatttttcagaaaatacaaatgcaaacGAGCAAGTGGGTCAAGACAGCCAGCCAGCGGGCAGATGTGTTGATTTGGCAAGCTTGTTAATTAGCCAAGAAATTTATTTGCGAACCATACACACTAACTTATATACGATAAACAGATTAACTTATGCGCCATGTGCATACTCGCATTCACTTCACCGAGCTGCTAAAGTTCTTCTCATTACTCAGGCACTGATTGCAAATGGTGCAGAAGATTTGCTGGAATGATACGAATCGCCTTTTAATGGGAAACTCAATTGAGCAATGAAATATTGACATTAAATAACCAGTTGAGGATAACGGTTTCCATTTGGTAGTAAGATAATCTCATAGATAGGCACAAAAACTTGGGAAATATTTGGGCAATAATACGGAGCTAAATAGTTCTATTGAACTGTATATTCTGAATTACTATTTACATTTCCAGATCTTTGAGGGTTTAAAATTCCTTTAAATGCCAAAGAATTTACTACAACTCCATACTCTTGGAGCATTTTAGCTCATCTTTACTATCCTCACTGATCCTTGCTGGCTCTGAAAACTGCACTTACTGGCAGCGAGGATCTCGCATATCCTCCACATCCTCCTTGCGAGGTGCCCGTGCTCTCGAAGTGCCTCAGCCAGGACTTGATGACATTCGTCGGCGGCGTTTGGTAAATGCTGAACTGCTTCTTGAAGAGCCGCTGGGCGGTGCTGATGGAGTCGTTGCTCTTGTAGTAGGCGCGTATGACGAACGCCCGGTGCACACCCGTCCACTGATCCATTCCGAATGCAACTGGCGCCGCCGACGGAGATCGAAAATGCCATGTGGGAACGGCCACTGGGAACATGGCCAGTTTCGCTGGTGCGACAGTTTTCGCTTGCACTTCCGGCTCACGGCCGCCATAAAAAAGCGGCGCTCGTTTGCCACGAAtgatatatatacacaaattagtgtacaaaaaaatattccaaCATTCATAATTATTTGAACGAAATTAATTGGTCGTGCCGAGCGGGAGCCGAAGATGGGGGTGCTATATGTGATGCATCGTTGATGGTCTAAAATTATACACCGCACGACGGCTGacgcggcgtatgagcaatcTGAATTTCTGCTTGCAAGGAATTCATTGGCGGCCGGCCGTGCGCTTATGTTTCAAGTGCAAGTCGAGGGGGCACCACCAGCTCGCGACCAATCCTTCAGctatcaatcaatcaatcaggCAAAGCCATCATCATTATGCTTCATCAGCGCCAGAAGTACAGTCATCAAttgggggcgggggcgggggcggtgg
This genomic window contains:
- the LOC120444862 gene encoding uncharacterized protein LOC120444862, coding for MLLISLTLMAFGLAQTLPIEEAETPTNGEVPDAGQVVFDQRQTGKFNIHVSIKDVAIIEVGKNGLAEETYNDEEDYYYDDSALTVKPIRLTTGSSSSTTTTSTTLATLPESTVSTVATTTEATQSNVNLSSNPLADITASSTSKPKSRLNNLMIVETPIGGLSKPLHHQLHARSKNMPIMAAGAATASITPPTLRGSIEYTPTKGHNSPIYKVKVQRSSMPATKKPARCRNHVMGKCIDSISAKLFDLVVGMNFPFLAAANAAERAEKVMT
- the LOC120445383 gene encoding uncharacterized protein LOC120445383 — its product is MENEDSLNFTNLISCKGRIPKITLPNVHPIKDINAFMSDPKNINVAIDDLIKRQEVNAQQCRKVLKILKERLSLKLSTMQKLKKDLLDWHSEIKKPGAVTRFVTNHEKVKLHFLDETESSEHEVSDALERCNIKMSSTYCEILALDSDMGSVVYLERVSQINIDYIKDWYNTEKQNKKRKSLSAADGVKPTV
- the LOC120445388 gene encoding uncharacterized protein LOC120445388, translating into MSLWSQLKPMEWCKAVYGDYHTWSFVKCSLAFCAGVLLVRSLDGKLPDSS
- the LOC120445385 gene encoding uncharacterized protein LOC120445385, translating into MDQWTGVHRAFVIRAYYKSNDSISTAQRLFKKQFSIYQTPPTNVIKSWLRHFESTGTSQGGCGGYARSSLPQIFCTICNQCLSNEKNFSSSVK